In Bacillus sp. DX3.1, the following proteins share a genomic window:
- a CDS encoding AAA family ATPase — MTYVISLQGFMASGKTTLARRLEQRGISIVYENPHAIIEKRRKLNFDIYTKEGFITNQKLFIEAKIKEYQDVEGRIAIFDRGPEDIEFYTIHFPKLIGVDWDIENELKNELDKLRECRSNAIFYLDVSKKRLQERKEKDKTRRRSTFEEQLELVETEKQWYKQFPVTYVNTDEVTIEKIELYFMRWMKEKRI; from the coding sequence ATGACGTATGTAATCTCACTTCAAGGGTTTATGGCAAGTGGAAAAACAACGCTAGCAAGGAGATTAGAACAGAGGGGAATATCAATTGTATATGAAAATCCTCATGCAATTATAGAAAAAAGAAGAAAATTGAATTTTGATATTTATACAAAAGAGGGGTTTATTACAAATCAAAAACTATTTATTGAGGCAAAAATAAAAGAATATCAGGATGTAGAGGGACGTATAGCAATATTTGATCGTGGTCCGGAAGATATTGAATTTTATACAATACATTTTCCAAAACTTATAGGAGTGGATTGGGATATTGAAAACGAACTAAAAAATGAATTAGATAAATTAAGAGAATGCCGTTCAAATGCAATTTTTTATTTGGATGTTTCTAAAAAGAGATTGCAAGAGAGAAAGGAGAAGGATAAAACGAGAAGGCGCAGTACATTTGAAGAGCAGCTAGAGTTAGTAGAAACTGAAAAACAGTGGTATAAACAATTTCCAGTTACATATGTGAATACTGATGAAGTGACAATAGAAAAAATCGAATTATATTTTATGCGATGGATGAAGGAGAAAAGAATATGA